The Methanolobus sp. WCC4 genome includes the window ATTCGAGACAAGAAGTCCGTTCATCACAAGCGGAATAAGGATCGGTACTCCTGCTGTAGCAACAAGGGGAATGAAGGAAGATCAGATGAAGGAGATTGCAGGCTACATTGCAGAGGTCATAGGCAACCTCGATAACGACACGGTCCTTCACGGCATCAACTCCGATGTTGAGCAGCTTTGCAGCGGATTCCCGGTGTACAAGTAATAATCAAGTGAGATCTGTCCTGTAAAGGAAAATACACAGGTGTTTGCAATGGCAGAAGAGAACTACGATTCCAGGAAAATAGATGGGAGAAGCCTGTCAAAGAAAGTGGAAGAGCAGGTAAAGCAGGAAGTTGACGAGCTGAAGGTAGAGAATGGAATCACTCCCGGACTTGCAACCATACTTGTCGGCGAGGACCCTGCATCCAAGATGTATGTACGCCTCAAGCATAAGGCATGCGAGAGGGTCGGCATACATGCAGAGGACCACAATATGCCTGAGACCACCACACAGGAAGAACTCATGCAGCGTATCCGGGAATTGAACGCCAGGGAGGACATACATGGGATCCTCCTGCAGTTACCTCTTCCAGGGCACCTTGATGATAAGACCGCAATGCTTGCCATCGACCCTGCAAAGGATGCCGATGGTTTCCACCCATGTAACATGGGTAAGCTCCTGATCGGGGAGGAAGGTCTTGTGCCATGTACCCCGAAAGGCGTCATCAGGGCACTTGAAGAATACGAGGTGAGCATTCAGGGCAAGCATGCAGTAATTATAGGACACAGCAACGTTGTGGGCAAACCAATGGCTGCAATGCTCATAAACAGGAATGCCACAGTTTCCGTATGTCACGTATTCACCGACGACCTGAAGAAGTTCACACTGGATGCCGATATCCTTGTTGTTGGTACCGGTGTCAAGCACCTTATCAAAGCAGATATGGTAAAGGAAGGTGCGGTTATCTTTGATGTAGGTATCACCGAAGAGGAAGGAAAGGTCTACGGTGACGTTGATTTTGATAATGTTGTGAAGAAGGCTTCACTCATAACCCCGGTTCCCGGAGGCGTTGGTCCTATGACCATTGCTATCCTCATGGAACATGTGCTTATAGCAGCTAAGAACAGCTGATAAGCACACTTATATTTTATAAATTGAATACTATTTTGTCCGAATTCTACTGTTATTTCGGGCCTATCTAACCCTGAATTAATACCACCTGGTTGAACAATGGTTGTTGATGTTGATATATACGGCTTGAAGGTTGGTGACGAACACCCCGTAAGACTCATGGGTGTCATAAACCTGAGCAAGGAATCCTTTTACAAGGGTTCGGTTGTTAGTAACGATTCTCTCCTTGATGTAGCACAAAAGATGGTAGACGATGGTGCCACCATACTTGACATAGGTGCCAGGTCCACATGGCCTCTTGCAAGTCCTGTCATTGGCGAAGAAGAGGAATTAAGCCGTATGGTCCCTGCACTGGATATCCTGAAGGACAATGTCGATGCACTCATTTCCGTAGACACTGTTTATGCCAGTGTTGCAAAGGAATCACTTAAGCACGGTGCTGATATCATCAACGATGTCTCAGGTTTCACAACCAACCCTGAGATGATGGACATAGTTGCAGAATACGATTGTCCTGCTGTTGTCATGGCATCAGAGGAAGTCCCCGGTGACCCCATAGGCATGGACGCTATCATGCAGTCCCTTGCAGATATCATCAGCAAGGCCGATGCCAGAGGAATAGATACTGACAAACTTATCCTTGACCCTGCTATAGGGAAATGGATTCCTGAGAAGGACCCAATCTTTGATTTTGAGACGATCGACCAGTTCGAGAGCCTGAAGGTATTCGAAAGACCGATACTTGCAGCAGTATCAAGAAAATCGTGTATCGATGCTGTGCTTCACAAACCAGCAGATGAAAGGCTATATGGAAGCCTTGCTGCAACTGCCATCGTGGTGCATAAGGGTGCCCACATCATAAGGACACATGATATCCCTGAGACAAAGGATGTCGTTGAGGTTGCTGCTGCCATGAGGAAGAGACAGCCATTCGTAAAGGATGGTGACTTCGAGGTCACTGTCACAGACATAGTTCACCCGGATGATGCGGAGTACCTTATGAAAAGCATGGGTGTCACAGGCACCGGTGCAAAGGTCATGAAGAACAAGACCGTGAGCAAAGTGGTACGCGTGAACAATATCACCACCACCGAGGCACTGATAATCAAACAGGAGATACTGGCAAGGGGCGGGGATGCAGCCCTTGAGCGCGATGCAGTATCCCACGAAACAGAGAAGACGGATGTACTCATAATAGGTACTGTATTACAATTCGAGAAACTGGTATACAAGCTCTCGTTCCAGGCGC containing:
- the folD gene encoding bifunctional methylenetetrahydrofolate dehydrogenase/methenyltetrahydrofolate cyclohydrolase FolD, with product MAEENYDSRKIDGRSLSKKVEEQVKQEVDELKVENGITPGLATILVGEDPASKMYVRLKHKACERVGIHAEDHNMPETTTQEELMQRIRELNAREDIHGILLQLPLPGHLDDKTAMLAIDPAKDADGFHPCNMGKLLIGEEGLVPCTPKGVIRALEEYEVSIQGKHAVIIGHSNVVGKPMAAMLINRNATVSVCHVFTDDLKKFTLDADILVVGTGVKHLIKADMVKEGAVIFDVGITEEEGKVYGDVDFDNVVKKASLITPVPGGVGPMTIAILMEHVLIAAKNS
- the folP gene encoding dihydropteroate synthase; this encodes MVVDVDIYGLKVGDEHPVRLMGVINLSKESFYKGSVVSNDSLLDVAQKMVDDGATILDIGARSTWPLASPVIGEEEELSRMVPALDILKDNVDALISVDTVYASVAKESLKHGADIINDVSGFTTNPEMMDIVAEYDCPAVVMASEEVPGDPIGMDAIMQSLADIISKADARGIDTDKLILDPAIGKWIPEKDPIFDFETIDQFESLKVFERPILAAVSRKSCIDAVLHKPADERLYGSLAATAIVVHKGAHIIRTHDIPETKDVVEVAAAMRKRQPFVKDGDFEVTVTDIVHPDDAEYLMKSMGVTGTGAKVMKNKTVSKVVRVNNITTTEALIIKQEILARGGDAALERDAVSHETEKTDVLIIGTVLQFEKLVYKLSFQARNLPLIAEMIAEALENDMDVEHGYLREL